The Rutidosis leptorrhynchoides isolate AG116_Rl617_1_P2 unplaced genomic scaffold, CSIRO_AGI_Rlap_v1 contig433, whole genome shotgun sequence genomic sequence TTTAATATCTATGATGTATCGAAAAATCAACAATTATTTCAGAATATAAAAAATATCTACCCTAATTACTAAATGTCTAATTACTAAATGCCATAAGAAAAACGACAAGTAATAGAGACCGATCGAAAAAGTACTTAAttaatgtatatatgtatgcatatagaCTGACCAATTATGAGATTGAAATCACATGGCACAATGGCTTCACAAACACGGCCAAGCTTCTTGGAATGTGTTGTGGTTCCATGGCCACTATAATGGAAGACCAAAACATCTCCCGGTTCAGCTTGACCGATCATCCGGTTCAGTGCGGCCTTAATGTTAACAGCATTTGGAATATTCTCATTGGATTGATCAGCCGCATCGGTCAAGAGATCGATATTTTTCGGTTCGAACCCAAAGCTTTGGACCAGAATCTCTTGTATTGAAACGACGTCGTTTATGCAGCCTTGCAAGTCGTGTCCCGAGTTTGCATAGTTGCAGCCTACAAGAACAGCCAATTTCTTGCTCGCCATTTCTCCTCAAAATTAATTAAGCTAATATGAATTTATTTTGTTGATAATTTGAACTTGATTGTGTGGATTAAGAAGCTAATTTGGCTTGGGTTTATATAGAGCTTTAATTTTGAACATGCATATACATGGTAACGACTAACTTTGGTCGCctaattaaaataataagtttatTAATTGCTTGTTAGCAGGCTAATTGGTCAAGTATGATGTGCCTGCAAGCAAAGGATTGTTTAAACGTACATTAAAACAACTAATACAAGGAAAGAAGAGAAAAtagaacgaaaattttatagatatataggtttttatttgttttataagtcgtttttttaaagtttTTCTGACTATTCTCACAACCGACAACAGTGAGATTAATCACTCCTTCCAATTCTCAACGTACGAAATGATAGAAACTGGCGACGGAAAAAATTAAGGGCTGGGTTTTATATCGTTTTGATTGATATATAAGATTATATACACATAGGATATAGTGCCTtggacaaatttttttttatttcgccaCATATATGAACACTTTAATTTGTACTTTTCCGTCGCTTTGGACGATAAGTCTGAGATTAATTATGGAATTAAGAGATAGGTAAAAGGTGTAAGCAACATCCAACTCATTGTTTAATGTTATTATCCACCCTAGCTAGTTAATATAATTCGGATTGTAGATCCATAGGTTATAAATAATCTTATTCACACTTTAAGATCACACGTTATTATTTGGGAAAAAAAGAAAAAGACTCTTAGGCTTGTTTTTGTTCATGAAATAATTGGAATTTATGGAGATAAACACAACATCGATATATGCGTTTCTGATATAAACATTTCAATtcggaaaaaaaaaaaatgtgcCTAATCACTAAATTTATAAGTAATGTATACACATTATTTTAGAGATGAATACATCATGTGATCATGTGATAATTAACACTAGAGGTGATCATGTGATCTAATTCTTTTATACTTAATCACTGAGcgctaaatcaaatttcggtttgtATGGACAATTTGTTTTTTTAGAAAGGTACTATTTTTATTTAATCAAAATCAGAAACTTGTACATCAGCATAAGCTAAACCAAGAATGTCTGCTGGTAATACATTTCAGCTATAATTATTATCAAAGAGAACTGCATTCCTAACTaaattatgtgttatcatatttgtTTGTCTACGAATCTATTTTAACGAGAAATAAAGAAACTGCATCGATATCTCTTTATATTGCGACAACAACATGCCAATTTCATTTATTCCACTATCAGCTTTATGGAAAGTATTGACAAGAGATTGTCAATCTGATTCAACCATAATTGATGAATATCTTTGTTGAAGATGCCATTTCAATGTTTCTTTGAATGCTATAGTTTCCTGCAGCAATGGAGAAACTACCAGCCTTATGACCCGAAAAACCTCCCTGCAATTTCCTACTACCATCCTTGACCACCGCTCCATAACTTGTTAGTCCCATTATTTCATTAGCAGCTCCGTCAAAATTACATTTAAAAGATCCAAATGGCGATTTAATCCATCTGCATTCATGCTCTGTGTTCTCCAATGTGATTCCTTCTCTAGCCTATTGTGTATTCATTTGTGCTATCTGCCATTCCTGTAATTCTCTCATGACATTATTCACAACAATTCAAGTAGGCATTCTTCTTTGCTCCCAATACTACAAGTTTCGTGTTTTCCAAATGTGTCATAATAAATAACAAATTTCCTCCAATTTGTGACTCGGTCCCTGCATAAGAATTTGCATTACGACATTCAACTCCTCCCCTTGTAACATATATCTCCTAACAATACACTGCATTTTGGCATCTCAATAAAGCATGAGAAATTGTCTCTCGTTATGTGCAAGAAACATATGATTCCGGAACCACCATGCGTCGCCTTAATAAAGTATCCCTGGTTGGTAGTATTCCTTTACAGGCTCTCCAAAGAAATTCTCTATAATTCGGCAGAGTGTTCATTTTCCATATACGCCTCCATATCACATTATTTTCCAAAGTCGGTGACGACCTCATATGTTGAACAGCTAGTCGATACCCAATTTTCACCGTGTAATAGTCTTTGTAGTTGCCGTCCAAATTAGTCGATCTTGGCAGTTAACCCTTGgcaatgctaatttaatgattctaTCAGCATCAATATCACAAAAAATTCTCCTAATCAGTATAACATCCCAATCTATCCCATCTTCTCATATAAGATCTTTAACTTGTAAATCTTCTATATTGTCAAGCGTAGGTGTTTGTACATAAAAATCTCTATCATCTGGCATCCAAGGATCGTTCCATACTAAAACATAAGCGCCGTTATTAATTGTTCATCGAGTTTCACACTTTAACACATCCCTACTTCACAAAATGCTCTTCCAAATAAAATTAGGATTATATCTGACACTTACATCTAGAAATCCACTCCTAGAATAATATTTAGCTTTGAGAATCTGGGGTGGAAGAGATGATGGATTATCAAATAGATTCCATCCTTACTTAGCAAGCATAGCCAAGTTGAACAAATGAATTAATCGGAACCCTAATCCTCCTGAATCCTTCGGTCCACATAAACGATCCCAAGAAAACCAATGGATTCTCGGTGAGCCATTAGTTTTCGTACCCCACCAAAAGAAATTCATCATCTTTTGTAACCCATCACAAATCTCTAATGGAATGAGGAAAACATTCATACGATAAGTGGGTAAGGCCTGCGCCACAGTCTTAAGCAAAATTTCCTTTCCCGATTGTGACAAAAATTGAGTCTTCTAGTTACTTAGACGAATTTGCAACCGTTCTTTCAAAAACGAGAAATTTTGTCTCTTATTCTTACCAATCAGAGATGGTAATCCAAATATCTTCCATGATCAAGTGGGATATACACGTCCAACATCTCTTTAATGCTGGTCAATTTTCATCATCCACATTGGAGCTAAAAGATATTTCCGAACTTCTGATAGTTAACTGCATATCTCGATGCTCTTTCataatcatttaaaaaaaaaattattgcctCAGAATCTGACCCGTTTGCTCGAAAGAAGAATAAATTATCATCAGCAAAAAATAAATGAGACATTGAAGGTGTTCGTCGAACAACCCTCAATCCATGAATCTATCATTCCGTTTCAACTTGTCTTGGAAAAAATGATAGCCCTTTAAcacactaaataaataaatatggtgaCAACGGATCTTCTTGACATAATCCTCTCATTGTTTTGACAATAGAACCTACTTCAGCACCATTTAATAATACATTGTATTGATACAAGTTACAcaccatttaataatatatttgttaatacgttgaatataaaaataataaaaaattgaaATTATCATGTTATTTTAAGATTGACGTATGTGGACTATCAATTTTTCATGTAAGAAAATGAATGTACAATCCAATTATCCAAAAGTATAAGATGATTAAGAGGACGAAAACGAGGTTGCATACTGTTTATAGTGCGACGCCTTAGTGTTCCGTTTATGCATTTGAATTAAATGTTTCACTGATCGAGTGGCGAACCTAGTTCTTTTGGACCTTATTTCATCTTAATGAAATTAGCAATTTTGTATTAAGGGATTCGATGACTAAAGCATTTGCTTCCTAAAAAAATTATAaattcaataaaaaaaataaattttaaatggATAAATTAAATCGAGCATTATAAAAAAATGAAATTAGCAATTTTAGCTCGATGAGAAACACTTGCGTATGAGACAAGTTTTCGgcattttaaatttaaaaaaagaaaaagcTATAAGATGAAAGAGGCTGGAATTGGAAATTTACATTCAACTCATCGAAATAACTCACAAACAACTAATAACACAGTGAAGAGAAATTCTTAAAATACATAAATCACTCCATTAAAAAATGAGACATAATATGTCTGTCGAAATCTGAAATCTGAATAGAATGTGTAAAGATGATGCGTTACATCAATAATATCTAAAAAAAATTTCCACAGTGAAATAAAATGGAAAACACGTACGCACTACACAATCGAGTTCTCTAATCAATATACTCCCTCCATCCTGCATAGAAAAAATGACAATTAATTAAAGATGGATGGAGTATATGCATGCATGTTAATTAGTACTTCTTCCgtcgattaatatatatatttttttaagtacatttaaaaaaaatttataaattgattaatattaactaaatacaTCCCCTTTTAAatatatgaaaaatatttaagAAAATCATGTATTACCGAGGGAGGTAATATCATTTCAGTACTACACACTAATTATAATAGTAAATAGTTAAAGGACCCAATTGAGTTTATTTATAAATAATGAGGAGCGGAAAATATAAGAACACCGTCTCCGTCATCAAAACAACAAACAAACGCCGCTCTCGCGCCGCTCCAAGCTCCTGACTGTCGCCGCCTACCACCGTCGAACCGAGTTCCCCTTCCGTCATCTCATCTCGTAAGTAAAATTTCGTTTCTATTTTTCTTTATTAAATTATGTTTTTGTTTCTCTTTTTGTTATGCATAATAATTCGATTTGGGATTATTTTCTGTTTTGATTTGGAAAAGCTGTGTGGAGTGGATTGTCTGGCTGGCTAACAAGATCATATGATGTTTTGTATTTGTTGTTTAAGCCATTTAAAATTCGAAATCGTTACTACTTTGTATTTGGAAAACTCAAAACATAATATGAATTGGGTTTTTTTATATTTGTGCTGGATTGATTGGTAAAAGGTCTTGATGATCGAGGCTTGCTTGGGATTCTTCTTGTGATAACTTGTTTTTTTTGCCTAACGTTGGCTCAGTCTGCAACCGAATTTCTCAAGTAGTATATGCCATTGGTAACGGAATCGTATCAAACACTTTGTATATGTATTATGAGTTTTCTTGTCTGGCTGTGTTATCTTAAACTAAGTCCAACATAGAAAGAAATAGACGAGCAAAGAAATGTTTACTTTATGTTTATATTCTGCTTCTTATGAATTGCTGAAATACTAGTTTATCTCCAAAATAGGTTTCCTGCTTTTACTTTTGACTGAATGTTAGTTATGTGTTTTGTTTGTCATAACTACTTGAAACGCGGCAACTTGGCCTGGTTTTAGATGGCAATCACTAGAGTTTGATTTTCTTTTGGTGTTATAAGTTTTAGTGTTGAACAAAGAGCACTTTATGTTGCCATTTGAATCTGAAAATCAGTTTGATCTGAAGACTGTCTGGTTGGTTGTTTCGATATATTTCAGGCTTTTTAGCTTTGGCTGTTTATGTGTGCTTAGCACTATTTAATGATATGCATTGCGAATTTTGTTGTGTAGAGCTTCACTACTCGTTTCTATTTAGATTTTAGTGAGATTGTTAGCAGCTGGTATTGATAAGCTGCTAAAAGTGTTTTTTTCTTTAACACCAAATAGATAAGTTGTTCCTAAGATGTGTTTGAGATTGCAACTTTTCGTGAACTTGTGTTCTAAATGAAGAAGCTTGAACTTTATAAAATTTGACTTTCATATGATTAATTATTGACGCAACCGGTTAAGGTTATGGGTTCATGTCACAGAAATAGCCTCGACATTCTTCCCCATACCCCAAATCCGGGGAGCTTTACCGCATCGGTGTTTGCCCTTTATAGTATTAGTTATTGAACAGAAAAATCTCTAGTGGAACATATTTTTGGCTTTCTGATCACTTTTTGGATATACTTGAGTTTTTTCATACTGTCAATTCACTTTTCCGCCATCCTGTTTATGTAAGCATGTTATGTGCGATAATGCAGAAAGATCATAAACAATGGCACCAAGGGCTTCATTGAAGGCAAAAGGAAAGAGAGCAAAGGGAGCTGAAGAGAAATCAGCAATGCAATATGCCAAGGAGTGGAGCACATGGACAATGAAGAAGGCTAAAGTCATTACTCATTATGGCTTTATCCCTTTGGTTATCATTATTGGCATGAATTCTGAGCCAAAGCCTCAGCTCTACCAACTCCTTAGCCCTGTCTGAGTAATTTCTACTTATCGTCATCTTTTCGGCTAATACAATGGATCTGAGTTACTTATTTGTCGAATACACAAGACTTTGGATTTCGTTGTGCTATTGTATTCAGATCCATCTTTAATTTATcaatactaataaatatatatatgggaTTTTGAGTGTTTCTTTGAGTTCCCTTCGGTCTAAATATTTTGTTTGAACTGATCGAATTGAAAATCACTTGCTCGAGTAGGACTGTAGGAGTGGTTGCTATTATGCTAAACCATGACGAGTGTCTCGATTTTAATCAACTGCAAGTCTTCTTTTTTCTGTACAATTCTATTACAAGTGGGTCGTCTAacaattattttaaaaaaataagcgTCAAATTTTTAAGTTAATTTTGTCTTCTTTATACACAAAAATAATCATGATTGTCAAATTACATTATTTAGGTTTTTTAATAATTCGATTATAAAATTATAGGCTATCGATGATTACATCAATTCGAGAAAATTATGAAAAAAATACAGTACTTTGTATGATATATCTTGATGCGATAATCACATCTTAACAACCATACTACAATAATTTAAAATAGACATGACTTGTATATTCTTTACAATAGTGCCTTAATTTCTTATATTCTTATGATATGGTTTTTAAAATACTCGATATTAAACATAAAATATTTTATTTCATAAAGGAAGTAATTTATATCA encodes the following:
- the LOC139883663 gene encoding mitochondrial import receptor subunit TOM7-1-like, which codes for MAPRASLKAKGKRAKGAEEKSAMQYAKEWSTWTMKKAKVITHYGFIPLVIIIGMNSEPKPQLYQLLSPV